CAACTGCTGGTACTGGTGTCATTGGCCGAGAACTCTACTTGGAGCCtgactcaacagcctaggacaatctctcttgaaatgaccaaattctccgcactcgaaacaacccctcctctaacggaactgctgctcccGATAACCTGAGGAATTACCTGTggaagcctgagcggacgaggcatggtgagaactctgtgctggtagtgcactaaatgaagattgacctgagtgagcactataagaaccgtggctagcagatgcaccacgatgagctggatgagTCGtgtgagcgggcctataaggacaacCCCTGCTGTGGTAGGATTGTCCCCCAGAAGGTACCCCACCGAAAccgcccgaacctcgaggcctcttggcttcCCTATCACTACActcctggctacggaccacctctatctgtcgcgtaatgtcaaccacctcgtcaaaagtggcaccagatacactctccctagtcataagcaatcgcaactgatacgtgaggccatcaatgaacctcctaatcctctccctatttgTGGGaatcaaccaaactgcatgacgagccaactcagaaaaccttatCTTGTATTGGGTCATAGACATGCCATCCtactgaagctgctcaaactgtctgcacagctCCTCCTTGTGAGACtgcggcatgaacttctccaaaacgaGAACAGAGAACTCTTGCCATGTACATGGCACTGCACCAACCGGTcagcgcctctcataagcctcccaatAGCTTAAGGCAGCcctaaaaaactgaaaagtagtgaacgagacccactggtctccagaatacccgctgtccgaagtatccgctggcacttatccagaaaacactgagcatcctctgactcagcactaCTAAAtaatggaggtcgaagcctcccaaatctctcatgtctcctctgctcatcatctgccataaaagggactaccggggcctgagcagttgCAGCTGGTTGGGCTGATATTGCCCCCGGTATCtaaagtgtcacgccccaaccttggggagcacgaccgccgctcaaccgagtgaacccggccgagcaatcctgttagatactttctacctaactcacccatgatcaagagacgacatgatttttttaattatacagtaggaagatcatatatacaatactaaatcatcTCATCGGTTACATtatttttaagtttcaagatacacacattcatatgattcgagtggaacaagagaccaaaacacaacataatcagtttgacttttctagcacccatgtacaacccacatagtgtctacggagcctctaaaagatacaaaagagtgttatgatagtgccagCAACAAAGCCCCGGCTACACCTCAAAccatgataataatatgaacaaaagatacaatacatgaccccgggataaagtggggctcaccaagtctgtttgggagaggatgtaccactatcgctgatcaacactgtttgctatggaaccacctgcatccatttaaagatacaacgcccccggaaaaagggacattagtactgtcgaatagtactagtatgtaaaactaaacaccatctcaatagaatgaataataatacaagggggaaacagtcatgagttcaataagagcttcaacaacactaaaacatcaagtaaggatcacataagttctcaagtcaatttcgatattattaggttgggtgatcattattgtcgatataccataattcacaataccaccgtattcttacacggagtccgatcatgacccgatctgctaggtcgtctcatttgagacatcaaccataaccacaatttcaattatcatttccagcatagtcaccaccatgtgtgtggcacgGCGTTCGATCACGTCCCGATAGTCTAGTCAATAATCAATCATCTcacttcatacttctttcacatcttttcaattcattggcatgAGTGGCctcaattataaagtcattcttggcacttggtcgtatttcataatcccagtttcccctttccacattcaaacatcattattatcatcaacaacaataaggcctaCAATTTAAGGcattagtacacatatgagcaatttgggagtcctaagaagatagaggcttttcatacaatttggcataacaatatttattcgatcttgacatgaagtcttaacattcctaacacatattccacattttgaacacgtcctcaaatggcaagatgaaatgatgaagtatttagaataaatattgaacatacatccttcaacgcaaccacattaggaatagccaattaaataatgatcaatttgggacttacaccaattacatgaacactgtgggattcgattctaagaagaagggggtttagcctacatacctcaattgagcttcctttaaactctaaaatgttccataattcttagcacttcgatctattttagaaatataacaagttggaccaaaattaggaagatggtcatgattctagctcatttgagcacattatcaaacactaggtgtgcattaatgtttttaaggcccttttaggAAATATTCTATCATTCCTTTtccccattctctaccatttgtttatctcacaaccttcccacatacttcaagaatagatgcatgcaagataacaacccaCACACCTAATAATTTTCTTTCTAATTATTCTCTTTTTAGTTGATTCTCGAAACTAAGAGCTAGGGCGTAGATTTTTACCTTTAATATGaggaatttcttgataatcttcaaggattgagcaaAAATGTTTGGATATTAGTTTGAAGGTTacttccccactctaagaactctttctcactctaaaaatatcagaaatattTCAACTCTTGGAACCTCTTTTCACAAGGATCTGACCATTAGAACTTAATTGCTTTacgagtcaatttagtcaatggagaggcaagagtagacaACCCCTCCataaacttcctgtaataccctgctaagcccaagaaactgcgaatctcggttggtgttgtaggtctaggccaattcttcacctctgcaatcttttgaggatcagaCTTacttccttctctagagacaacatgacccaagaatgtgacagattctatccaaaattcacattttgaaaatttcacaTACAATTGATGTTGATGAAGAGTCAAAACTGCCTTGAGATGATctgcatggtcctctcgaccttgtgaatacacaagaatatcgtcaatgaacactatcacaaaagaatcgagaaaagtcttgaaaacccgattcataagatccatgaaagctgccagGGCATTTGTTAGTCCAAAagatattaccagaaattcaaagtgcctataccgggtcctgaaagttattttctgaatatcctgctccctgatgtTTAATTGGTGGTACTCGGACCGTAAATCAGTTTTGGggaagtacctagcaccttgtaacggatcaaacaaatcatctattcttggtaatgggtacttgtttttgattgtgactttgttgagctgccggtagtcaatacacatcctcagtgatccatctttcttcctcacaaagagaaccggtgcaacccatggtgacacactcggttggatgaaacccttctctaataaatccttcaattgttcctttagctccttcaattctgctggtgccatcctgtagggcagaatagatataggctgcatgcctggcatcacatcaatcccaaaatcaatttcCCTATCTGGCAGAATcctagggagctcatcaggaaagacctccgaaaattcatttaccactggcacagactcgagtgtaggtgcctcagcatcggtgtctgtaacccgaaccaaatgatagatacatcccttattaatcatcttcgtggccttaaggtacgAAATAAACGTACCTTTTTgcatcacattatcccccttccaatCAACAACTAGCTcacttggaaattcaaacctcacagttctagttcgacAATCGAGCTTGGAaaagcatgaataaagccaatcaattcccataattacatcaaaatcgaccatccctaattcaatgagatcggccacggtgtcccgactacgtaccgtgacaacacaacccctataaactcgtgcagccataatagactcgccaaccgaagtagatacagagaacgacgcaggaagctattccggttctatcccaaattccatagcaacataagggttaacataggacaaggtggaaccgggatcaataagagcatatatgtcatgagattggacagtcaatatacctgtgacaacatatGGAGAAACGCCTacactctggcgaccactcatagcatagaaacggttgagtcctcctgaactctgtgcaccacccctagctgcaccatgccctgctggtgatggagtgcctcgagctggagggggtgctgaagttGTAGCAGCTGTAGAACTAGATGGTtgtgttgtgcccctgcccgcaccttggcgggatgaacgacactccatctgaatatgacccctcaatccgcacctgtaacatatgggtaggtccatgtagcagatccccaagtgcatcttcccatacttggggcatgggggcccccactgctgctggaatctccctcttgATCGGCCCTGTTGGTAGggtcccctgctgccctgattgggcctgaaatgacTCCCTTGCTGCTGATTGGGCCCTGCTGGcagtgcactggctgaagactgagcaaaagactgggatggccctgatcaCCCTCCCCTAAATGttgatcttcccccaccaaatgactcccaaagttgcccgcggactgggccttgctggtaccctctcaCTCCATTTTGTTCTTCAACTTAAGGCTCTCTGTAGCTTGAGGAAATGCTGcaatcttcccatagttcatatctgaattcaaggtagttgtagcggcctcattgataactaaggggctaaggccctgcacaaattggcgcactctagcctccatagtaggcaacatgagaaCGACATATTTTGACAGacgcgcgaactccatgtgatactcccacacactcttactaccttgtttaaggttctcaaactctgTGGTAagggctgccctagtctcggcaggaaagaaatggtccatgaaagcgtcagcaaactcactccacctcgctggagggctccccttctcccgagagtcctcccacatctcaaaccaagaataagcCACCCCTTTCATGCGATAGgtggccaactccactccctccgccTCAGTAGCGTGCATAAcctggagagtcttatgcatctcatcaatgaagtcctgtgggtcctcctcgagattagcacccgtgaacactgaaggatccaactgaagaaaactgttcaccctagaaccaatagaatccccttgttggctagaagaaATGGGTGCAAGATTTGATCTctaggcctgagaagccactatctgtgttagCATCTgaatggctcccctaagatcctcGTGAGAAATACCATAACCAAAagttggggctggaggtggaacagaaatatcagttggaggaaccgttgcaccctcagtaggtgcaggaactggtgtggcctggtccggtgtagtggaatcaggcagtgtagtagtccGGGGATTATCCTCGCCCCTCGGATATTCACTcacatcatcaaataaagggtcaactaCCACTCCTAAGGCGGCATTGACTCATTGGCcggttcttgctctcttcttaggttccatgtactgaaagttaaaggaatgcacgaatTAGAGGAGGAATAATTTCACAATCATTTtcatcgcacgatctagaatatcaaagaatggtattattcctagatgtccaagtagcctccaacttatagatgtggtcgacaatacaccgataaggaggactctactagacatggctctgagacatcctagggcacttaccttttcaatcaatcatctcacttcatacttttttcacatcttttcaattcattggcatgAGTGGCctcaattataaagtcattcttggcacttggccgtattgcATAATCCCAGattcccctttccacattcaaacatcattattatcatcaacaacaataaggcctaCCATTTAAGGcattagtacacatatgagcaatttgggagtcctaagcacatagaggcttttcatacaatttggcataacaacctttattcgatctcgacatgaagtcttaacattctaacacatattccacattttgaacacgtcctcaaatggaaagatgacatgatgaagcatttagaataaatattgaacatacatccttcatcacaaccacattaggaatagccaattcaataatgttCAATTTGGGGCTTACACCAATTACaagaacaccgtgggattcgattctaagaagaagggggtttagccaacatacctcaattgagcttcctttataCTCTAAAacatttcggaattcttagcacttcggtctattttagaaatataacaagttggacaaaaattaggaagatggccATGATTCTacctcatttgagcacattatcaaacactaggtatgcattaatgttttaaggcccttctAGGAAAGATTCTATCATTCCTCAACCAGTTCTCTACCATTGTTTTAGCttacaaccttcccacatacttcaagaatacctgcatgcaagataacaaacCCCACACCcaacaattgtctttctaattatcccccTTTTAGTAGATTCTCTAAATTAAGACCTAGGGCATAGATTTTACCTTTAAGATGAggactttcttgataatcttAAAAGATTGAGCATGAATTGTTGTatattaggttgaaggttactttcccactctaagaactctttctcactcttAAAAATCCTAAGGCTGATTGTGCAACAAAAGTGCAGCccacaaaatggttatgcgatcgaataattggccgcgaaattgtcatcaaaatggcccaagtagttgcttcactctgcggcccgcagagtgattatgcggccgcataatgggccacagaaatgcctatttttgcaaaatattttccttcaactccccagcgcactgttcaatccaaaaagtttgaaccgaagaatttctactattattaatctCTACTCCTACCCGGCATCACGTAACCCcggtttttaggaaatattttatgTGGCCTTACATGAAGTCCctacactacctgctctggagtacgggcaataggggtatgagtacctcccccggcctgagaagtggttggtgcggcctgagccgaaaccacctgagcaaggcagtgcaaactgtcaatatctaggctaaagcctcctgaaggcttggaattacaataggcacagctggtgcctgagctggtcccgccggctcaactatatctggaatctgctcctgagctggagcaactggtggtgctacaggtgctgctctaactgttgtacgagctacacctctacctctacctcggcctcggcctctaccacggccccggcctctcggggccctaactggtggcactggtgtctgaccgtccgatccggtagtacgtgtcctcaccatctatgagagaatagaataacagaaatttagtttctggaatcaacaaattcgcacgatagaatacaagaaagtgaaatttctcctaagggtttggcagcctctcaaagataagtacagatgtctctgtaccgatccataatactctactaaacctactcatgactcgtgagacctatgtaacctaggatctaATCccgacttgtcacgacccaaaattcacacctgtcgtgatggcccctatctcaatactaggcaagccgacaacatcaatgacccatatttttcttttaaatactgaaaacttaataattaagtttaagagaaaatcccacaaatattggATATAaatatactcccaaaacccggtgtcacttagtacatgagtatctaaatgataacaaagtttgACTGCTAAAAATACTGTCTAAAAATTTAGAACAGTACAAAAACTAAAAGgtaagagagtcaaggtcagcgaatgtcaagcagctacctcgataatctccaacaAATAAAACTCCGAAAACTAGTAATCgtcgtatccggaagtacctggatctgcacacgagatgtagggtgtagtatgagtacaactaactcagcaagtaacaatactaaataaagaactgaaagtagtgatgagcttcacaaTTGTGTCtgattacagtaatttccaacataataaggtaggcatgctttcaagttcaatatttaAGGTCAAAACAGTAATTTTATGTCATGTTCAACTGAACATaatataatatctctcagaaatttttaaaacagtgatatatgacagttgaagtgcaacaataatgaaatcaaatgcatcctctcaagaCCACAGTTACTCAGCCCTTCCACTAGCTCAACACTCAgcattcgcactcagtaggtacctgcgctcactgggggtgtgtacagactccggaggggctcctttagcacaagtgctataatccgcacggttaacttacgtgttgcacggacaactcacgtgctatagtatcaatatctagatccgcacggataactcacgtgatacacggacaactcacgtgatgcacggataactcacgtgctatagtataatatatggatccgcatggacaactcacatgctacacggacaactcacgtactatagtataatatctggatccgcacggacaactcacgtttgcatggacaactcacgtgctatagtataatatatggatacggacaactcacttgcggcacagacaactcacgtgctatagtataatatctcacaattagtccctcggcctcactcaatcataaatctctccagtctctcgggctctcaataatcatgaaaatctgCCCAAACAACAacgatatgatgcatcaataatgaacaatagagactgagaaaaaataaataagtaaactgtgactgagtacaaaacaacaatttagcagatagttcaacatgtacacgacctctgtgggtccctacagtgccaacacataatctaaacatgatttgtggttcaatttctctactacatggagaatgtccaaataacaacagattattcaactacatagttttatggaatttgaccaagtcataattcctacggtgcacgcccacacgcccgtcacctagcatgtacgtcacctcaaaaccgatcacataacgCATAATCCGGGATtgcataccctcaggaccaaatttagaactgttacttacctcaaactgcgtaattctttattctgatatgcctttgcctcacgaatcagTCTCTaaacgccttgaatctagtcacaaatacatcgattcagtcaatacaaattataggaattgattccatatgaaaatattaatttttcaaaaaaattcgaaattacacccaaaaatcacccgcggggcccacgtctcaacaaaatatgaacgcccattcaaccacgagtctagccatacatattttgccaaattccaacatcaactcgaccctcaaatcttcaaattaaactaagaggattttctaaatgtttcaacttaattcacccattaaatgttaaaaatgactctggattcaggtaatttgaccaatattgagttaagaacacttaccccattgttttccttgaaaatatcccaAATATATCCTATTCCCGaactccaattcgtcaaaaatggaaaatgggacgaaatcccatttttagaacttaaactctctgcccagacatcgCGAAGTATAATTCTCCCACTGCCCacattaaccttacgcgatcgcggacctgtccacgcgatcgtgaagctcATTCTCATAGGCCTATGTGATCACGGACTCgtccacgtgatcgcgaagcataaatacgtgacctccacttctgctccacttactctacgcgaacgcaacctTCTTCACGCATTCGCGAATCACAAGCTTCCACAGCTACGCGATTGCAAAGCTCTTcatgcgatcgcaaagaacaatttCTCCACTGACCCAACTAAGCCTATGCGATCACAGACATTCtcacgcgatcgtgtagaaggaaaccagatacagatatcagaaaatttccaGCAACACTCCAAGTCTAAaaattgatccattaaccatctgaaactcacccgaggccccacggacctcaaccaaatacaccaacaagtcctaaaatatcatacaaacttagttgaagcctcaaacgaatcataccccaattcaggTCTAATGAAActgaaaattttcaacttctacatttgatgccgaaacctatcaaatcaagtccgattgacatcaaattttgcacacaagtcataaatgacataacaaacctatttcaatttccagaattggattccgaccccgatatcaaaaattcaactccccggtcaaacttccaaacttaaatttctattttcaccatttaaagcctaatttagctacgggcttccaaataattttccagacaagctcctaagtccaaaatcaccatacgaagctattggaatcatcaaaactctactTCGTGTTTGTTTACAGGTAAGTTTACATCCAGtcattattttaacttaagctttaaaccttggaactaagtgttccaattcattctaaaacctcatcggacccgaaccaatcaccctggcaagtcacataacaactgtaaagcataaattgagcagtaaatgggggaatgaggttgtaatactcaaaacgatcggccgggtcgttacactatcatccccacaCCCAACTTGTGCAACTACATtagatttgttgttgttattatgcttctttgtaacgacccggtcggtcattttgagtattacaatcctgcttccccctttacttctcaaattttactttacagttattgtgtgaattgtcgggataaatggttcgggtctggtgaggttttggaatgaattggaacacttagttccaaggtttaaagcttaagttaaagtAGTGACCGggtgtcgacctatgtgtaaacaactctagaatggagttttgatgattccaatagctccctatggttagtggaatttggcttgaaatgctgaaagttatatttttgggaagtttgactggggggttgactttttgatatcggggtcggaatccaattctggaaattgaaattggtccgtaatgtaaaatgtgacttgtgtgctaaatttgaagtcattctggattgatttgatgtgtttcggcacaa
This region of Nicotiana tomentosiformis chromosome 4, ASM39032v3, whole genome shotgun sequence genomic DNA includes:
- the LOC138910301 gene encoding uncharacterized protein: MTQYKIRFSELARHAVWLIPTNRERIRRFIDGLTYQLRLLMTRESVSGATFDEVVDITRQIEVVRSQECSDREAKRPRGSGGFGGVPSGGQSYHSRGCPYRPAHTTHPAHRGASASHGSYSAHSGQSSFSALPAQSSHHASSAQASTGNSSGYREQQFR
- the LOC138910302 gene encoding uncharacterized protein, translating into MGQQGDSIGSRVNSFLQLDPSVFTGANLEEDPQDFIDEMHKTLQVMHATEAEGVELATYRMKGVAYSWFEMWEDSREKGSPPARWSEFADAFMDHFFPAETRAALTTEFENLKQGSKSVWEYHMEFARLSKYVVLMLPTMEARVRQFVQGLSPLVINEAATTTLNSDMNYGKIAAFPQATESLKLKNKME